In Candidatus Margulisiibacteriota bacterium, the following proteins share a genomic window:
- a CDS encoding HD domain-containing protein: MKTVRASQLILPYFRPRLIEGSSDGPVIRLPVKPAKLPNWFKLLTATLDGKDFAVMNRCYAHCRSQLTSSLKEKCTETERALIDRAFDLAWRAHYGQFRKSGEPYIIHGMETAKIVRRWGLGAEEVAAALCHDVIEDGWLNGRKINKEYVAGLLGERVAHLVDGITELGKEPDYVGKKPSKEYIMRKLLDAASLDLAVLIIKFADRLHNMRTLAYTKNESARKKAAETLYVYSRIADILGMWTLKRNFEDLAFKYLEPKIHQTIKEHRDMIIKESEAKINGILADLEEKLAPVQGRIKREVRGIFELYQRFGLRGKKLTDIAADDIWRVCVIVPDEPLLAGLSNCYLAEGMVHQHYRPAQNQKIEDHVYEACPNGHRFLHTYVQVPGGQLLIQVRERTMYREYRGGVLASVRKDRDWHSLNRRWLEALRKHLGREFSLNEADLYKIIAAESAPITVYTPNRGRPFEFPKGATAVDFAWQFRPEGALRAVSAEINGHKERPLSDSLKDGDRVYIETSPEARPNLNWLEFVRTPAAKAGIKSYFQALNDREKMGLALEYLHEKLKSYFLPVKAFVSSSYFGVFLARNGYHSWREYLRRVGSGEIETSGLVLADFVAEYQTLIRDHSSKLDPIGFKLIGRDEPGLIGKITGKLFSLGMNISCSFSRTEIINGQEMGVVTLVVKGVGGDAGKVQTMQIAAILRFTDGITSFVQLGELEIEELETALRNV, translated from the coding sequence ATGAAAACAGTCAGGGCAAGCCAATTAATACTCCCTTATTTTCGGCCGCGCTTGATCGAAGGGTCAAGTGACGGTCCGGTTATACGCCTGCCAGTTAAGCCGGCGAAATTACCGAACTGGTTTAAACTGCTAACTGCGACCCTGGATGGAAAAGACTTCGCGGTAATGAACCGATGTTACGCTCATTGCCGGAGCCAACTCACTTCATCATTGAAGGAAAAGTGCACGGAGACCGAAAGGGCCTTGATCGACCGGGCCTTTGATCTCGCTTGGCGGGCCCATTACGGACAATTCCGTAAAAGCGGAGAGCCGTATATTATCCACGGTATGGAAACTGCCAAGATTGTCCGGCGGTGGGGGTTGGGGGCGGAAGAGGTTGCGGCGGCGCTTTGCCATGACGTGATCGAAGACGGCTGGTTAAACGGCCGGAAAATCAATAAAGAATATGTCGCCGGTCTTTTAGGCGAGCGGGTTGCTCATTTAGTCGATGGCATTACTGAACTGGGGAAGGAGCCGGACTATGTCGGTAAGAAACCGTCCAAGGAATATATCATGCGTAAATTGCTTGATGCCGCTTCCCTTGACCTGGCGGTTTTGATCATCAAATTTGCCGATCGACTGCACAACATGCGGACGCTGGCTTACACAAAGAACGAATCGGCCAGAAAAAAAGCGGCCGAGACCCTTTATGTTTACAGCCGGATCGCCGATATTTTGGGGATGTGGACCTTGAAACGGAACTTTGAGGATTTGGCCTTTAAATATCTGGAGCCGAAAATTCACCAAACGATCAAAGAGCACCGGGACATGATCATCAAAGAAAGTGAAGCTAAGATCAACGGTATACTGGCTGACTTGGAAGAGAAGCTGGCCCCGGTCCAAGGACGGATCAAACGGGAGGTCAGGGGGATTTTTGAACTTTATCAAAGATTCGGCCTGCGCGGCAAGAAATTGACCGATATCGCCGCCGACGATATCTGGCGGGTCTGCGTTATTGTGCCTGATGAGCCGCTGTTAGCCGGACTTTCCAATTGTTATTTGGCGGAGGGAATGGTCCACCAGCATTATCGTCCGGCGCAGAATCAAAAGATCGAGGACCATGTTTACGAGGCTTGTCCCAATGGACATCGCTTTCTTCACACTTATGTTCAAGTTCCCGGAGGCCAGCTATTGATCCAAGTCAGGGAGAGAACGATGTACCGGGAATATCGCGGCGGGGTCTTGGCGAGCGTACGGAAAGACCGGGACTGGCACAGTTTGAACCGGCGCTGGCTGGAAGCGCTACGGAAGCATCTGGGGCGTGAATTCAGCTTAAACGAAGCTGATCTATATAAGATTATTGCCGCCGAAAGCGCGCCGATCACCGTTTACACCCCGAACCGGGGACGTCCATTCGAATTTCCCAAGGGGGCGACCGCCGTGGATTTTGCCTGGCAATTCAGGCCGGAGGGGGCGCTTCGGGCCGTCAGCGCCGAGATCAACGGTCATAAAGAGCGGCCGTTGTCCGATTCGTTAAAAGACGGGGACAGAGTTTATATTGAAACCAGTCCGGAAGCGCGTCCCAACCTGAACTGGCTGGAATTTGTCAGAACACCGGCGGCCAAAGCGGGCATAAAGAGTTACTTCCAAGCGCTGAATGATAGGGAAAAGATGGGCTTAGCGCTGGAATATTTGCATGAGAAACTTAAATCTTATTTCTTGCCGGTCAAGGCCTTTGTTTCTTCCAGTTATTTCGGGGTTTTCTTGGCCAGGAACGGCTATCATTCCTGGCGGGAATATTTACGCCGGGTCGGTTCGGGAGAGATCGAAACCAGCGGTTTAGTTTTAGCCGACTTTGTGGCAGAGTATCAGACCTTGATCCGGGACCACTCTTCCAAGCTTGATCCGATCGGCTTCAAGCTCATCGGCCGGGATGAACCCGGTTTGATCGGGAAAATAACCGGTAAACTTTTTTCTCTTGGAATGAATATTTCCTGCAGTTTTTCCCGGACAGAGATCATTAACGGCCAAGAAATGGGGGTCGTTACTTTAGTCGTGAAAGGGGTCGGCGGCGACGCCGGCAAAGTCCAAACGATGCAAATCGCGGCCATTCTTCGCTTTACCGACGGGATAACTAGTTTTGTGCAGTTGGGGGAGTTGGAAATTGAAGAGCTTGAAACGGCCTTGAGAAATGTTTAA